The following proteins are encoded in a genomic region of Magnolia sinica isolate HGM2019 chromosome 1, MsV1, whole genome shotgun sequence:
- the LOC131247818 gene encoding uncharacterized protein LOC131247818: MEPLRCSDTQKVILATFALEGEVDEWWDSPRKLAKEDYLWTWERFQTKFNEKYFTELFRDEKVSQFFKLEQGNMTVAQYEARFAELSRYVLTIVSEERDRLRKFRDRLRLGIRLKLYWKVMRLAHAILDYHARTVTVTLPRQSPFTIQGSCQYETYEGLRTLKKTESAEITIDQIPVVNEFPKVFQDIPGLPPRREVDSTIDLLPVLFVKKKDGSQCLCIDYRRLNQATVKNKYPLLHIDDLFDQLKGAKYFSKIDLRLGYHQLRVREEDIPKIAFYTRYGHYKFLAMPFRLTNVPAVFMDLMNRVFMPYLH; encoded by the exons ATGGAGCCATTGAGGTGTTCAGATACGCAGAAGGTAATCCTCGCCACTTTCGCGCTCGAAGGGGAAGTCGATGAATGGTGGGATTCTCCGCGTAAGCTTGCTAAAGAAGATTATCTGTGGACTTGGGAGAGGTTCCAGACCAAGTTCAATGAGAAATATTTCACAGAGTTGTTCCGTGACGAGAAGGTGTCACAGTTTTTCAAACTCGAGCAGGGGAATATGACGGTTGCACAATATGAGGCCCGCTTTGCTGAACTCTCTCGGTACGTGCTGACTATCGTTAGTGAAGAGAGGGATAGATTGAGGAAATTTAGAGATAGATTACGGCTGGGAATCAGGTTGAAATTGTATTGGAAGGTCATGAGACTT GCTCACGCGATATTAGACTATCATGCCCGGACGGTTACAGTAACATTACCTAGGCAGTCACCCTTCACTATACAAGGAAGCTGTCAATATGAGACCTATGAAGGTCTACGGACTCTGAAAAAGACAGAATCAGCAGAGATCACCATTGATCAGATACCGGTGGTTAATGAATTCCCGAAAGTGTTTCAAGACATACCAGGGTTACCACCAAGGAGGGAGGTAGATTCCACGATTGACCTCCTACCTG TGTTATTTGTGAAAAAGAAAGACGGATCGCAGTGCCTTTGTATCGACTACAGGAGATTGAATCAAGCtacagtgaagaataagtaccctctaCTGCATATCGATGACTTATTCGATCAGCTCAAGGGTGCtaaatatttctcaaaaattgATCTCAGGTtggggtatcatcagttgagggTCAGAGAAGAAGACATCCCCAAGATAGCATTCTACACCAGATATGGACACTACAAATTCTTGGCGATGCCATTCAGGCTCACTAACGTGCCtgcagtattcatggacttgatgaatcgGGTCTTTATGCCATACCTACACTAA